Proteins from one Saccharomyces eubayanus strain FM1318 chromosome XI, whole genome shotgun sequence genomic window:
- the CBT1 gene encoding Cbt1p, whose protein sequence is MVNYGTHSSEALRVLKTPKFVSKYGNVTSKQRFFLKWKIQDKICESKYQEYLNEYNTFVLYDWEGSNAATAGDDSSYNMPYLWQEFIREGVSTGKINDRLPTVFMKKKLRNSAMGRCLGLEFLTEPSQSTHEYRCLFQTVQDITYLSQLLLFNSTQNIPMRLKVHTIGININSGPKRSVVGNASDTGMNEAVSYIQPLLEESSRMYRNLNYWKLLKIARRDAHNEPLDGSTSIKSQVKLLLDQLAXNQMTSPSITDHKGHNWLVFTRSQ, encoded by the coding sequence ATGGTGAACTACGGAACACACAGTAGTGAGGCTTTGAGAGTGCTGAAAACGCCTAAGTTTGTATCAAAGTATGGCAACGTAACGAGCAAGCAACGCTTTTTCCTTAAATGGAAGATACAAGACAAGATCTGCGAGAGCAAATACCAAGAGTACTTGAATGAGTACAACACCTTTGTGCTTTATGATTGGGAAGGCAGCAACGCCGCTACTGCCGGCGACGATTCTTCTTACAATATGCCCTACCTGTGGCAAGAATTCATAAGGGAGGGAGTGTCGACAGGAAAGATAAACGACAGGCTTCCGACGGTCTtcatgaagaagaaattgaggAACTCTGCCATGGGTCGCTGCTTGGGGCTTGAGTTCCTCACTGAGCCCAGCCAGTCGACGCACGAATACCGGTGTTTGTTTCAGACAGTACAGGATATCACGTACCTGTCGCAATTGCTCCTATTCAATAGCACACAAAACATCCCGATGAGGTTGAAAGTGCACACCATCGGCATAAATATCAACTCTGGCCCCAAACGTTCCGTGGTCGGCAATGCCAGCGACACTGGCATGAACGAAGCGGTCTCGTATATCCAGCCGCTGCTGGAAGAATCCTCTCGGATGTACCGCAACCTGAACTACTGGAAGCTTCTAAAGATAGCACGTAGAGACGCACATAATGAACCTCTGGACGGGAGCACAAGCATCAAGTCGCAAGTCAAGCTTTTACTGGACCAACTGGCCAYGAACCAGATGACCTCGCCCTCGATCACCGACCACAAGGGTCACAACTGGCTTGTATTCACAAGAAGTCAGTAG
- the EMC3 gene encoding ER membrane complex subunit EMC3 produces the protein MLLRKIGIPTITSPTTLNCVTNNAILCTLARLQMLLDDQLKYWVLLPISIVMVLTGVLKQYIMTLITGNSANETQPRVKLTEWQYLQWAQLLIGNGGNLSAEAFSAKKEFLIKDLTDERHLAQAKQQDGSSAGEMVNPFNDPNMSNAMMNMAKGNMASFVPQTIIMWWVNHFFAGFILMQLPFPLTAKFKEMLQTGIICQDLDVRWVSSISWYFISVLGLNPVYNLIGLNDQDMGVQTGTAGPQGPPQSQVDKAMQAMANDLTIIQHATCLDSVEQRVLEHYM, from the coding sequence ATGCTGTTAAGAAAGATTGGCATACCAACAATAACATCTCCTACTACTCTAAACTGTGTAACAAACAACGCAATACTCTGCACTCTCGCACGCTTACAGATGTTATTGGACGACCAGCTGAAGTACTGGGTCTTGTTGCCCATCTCGATTGTGATGGTGTTGACTGGTGTGCTCAAACAGTACATCATGACGCTTATAACGGGGAACAGTGCTAATGAAACGCAGCCAAGAGTGAAGTTGACAGAGTGGCAATACCTGCAATGGGCACAATTGCTGATCGGTAACGGTGGGAACCTCTCTGCGGAGGCATTTTCTGCCAAGAAAGAGTTTCTCATCAAGGACCTCACCGACGAAAGACATTTGGCCCAAGCCAAGCAACAGGACGGATCGTCTGCCGGAGAGATGGTAAACCCCTTCAATGACCCGAACATGTCTAATGCTATGATGAACATGGCCAAGGGCAATATGGCCAGTTTCGTCCCACAGACCATTATCATGTGGTGGGTCAACCACTTCTTTGCGGGATTCATTCTTATGCAGTTGCCCTTCCCCTTGACCGCCAAGTTCAAGGAGATGTTGCAAACCGGTATCATCTGTCAAGACCTGGATGTGAGATGGGTCAGTTCCATTTCGTGGTATTTCATCTCTGTGCTCGGGTTGAACCCAGTCTACAACTTAATTGGGTTGAATGACCAGGACATGGGCGTACAAACTGGAACGGCAGGACCACAGGGGCCTCCACAATCGCAGGTGGACAAAGCTATGCAAGCTATGGCCAACGATCTGACCATCATCCAGCATGCGACGTGTCTTGATAGCGTTGAGCAGAGGGTTTTGGAACATTATATGTAA
- the ADD66 gene encoding Add66p has translation MSCLVLPLVSVGNIPQLSVDWLLNSQSNEWEFVEALDSKYLVEFVGPLDRPEDGGDSLYRGTDMKYSSALELFHNRERNIYAIQQRTPLVSVNYLNNFIVEVILPLLSKYNVQEICIWDSLSAMEDEHGVIVRPHEIYSLGEVQIDDVSDLLSTLRLNAQESMVNNWLRFTPTSFQDKISVDQQIYKIIFHILNASQRPQTFRSIKYCSCLANEGDNSLDSQQFLQWITSQKAIASLSTISKFVRPISWQGVYGAADSRDNFVDLYS, from the coding sequence atgaGCTGCTTGGTATTACCGCTAGTCAGTGTCGGGAACATACCGCAATTGAGTGTTGATTGGCTACTGAATTCGCAATCGAACGAGTGGGAATTCGTGGAGGCGTTAGATTCTAAGTACCTAGTGGAATTCGTAGGACCGCTAGATAGACCCGAAGATGGTGGTGACTCACTATACAGAGGCACTGATATGAAGTACAGTAGCGCCTTAGAGTTATTTCACAACAGAGAACGGAATATCTACGCCATACAGCAACGAACACCGCTAGTATCAGTGAACTACTTGAATAATTTCATCGTAGAGGTTATTCTGCCCCTCTTGAGCAAGTACAACGTACAGGAGATATGCATCTGGGACTCTTTGAGTGCAATGGAGGATGAACATGGCGTTATTGTGCGCCCGCACGAGATATATTCGCTGGGTGAGGTTCAAATCGATGATGTGTCTGATCTTTTGTCGACACTTCGTCTTAACGCCCAAGAGTCAATGGTCAACAATTGGTTACGGTTCACGCCAACGAGTTTCCAAGACAAGATATCCGTTGACCAGCAGATCTACAAGATCATTTTCCACATACTTAATGCTTCACAAAGGCCTCAAACTTTCCGCAGCATCAAATACTGTAGCTGCTTAGCCAATGAGGGTGACAACTCACTGGATTCACAACAGTTTCTGCAATGGATCACTTCCCAAAAGGCCATCGCAAGCCTATCAACAATAAGCAAGTTTGTTAGGCCGATATCGTGGCAAGGTGTTTACGGAGCGGCAGATTCTAGGGATAACTTTGTAGATCTATACAGCTAA
- the EAP1 gene encoding Eap1p, whose protein sequence is MELNDPSIISATQFSGESPDGEAAVATHKSQQAISNLFQKLDKKDKQERPMGSIESLNDSSTASVATSTNGKESNSKKNKKTAMLNFSSLTDPITNYKPMELKYKTYAYSMNELYHLKPSLTSASYEEDPLTAELVKSLPKRKFWRLRMGPPDQKHANNHHFSGSNGASNWKAGYKNGKSEERRMSRTKNMQGGKRRSQHDDEDKKIEQEMLEMEKNLQLGGDVGHSMADFEDWKAKMKELELRKISKTNGTNNSTAIAPRESTTQDTSEDLRPAMPTGSSSITDFLNLKRQEKKEQPPQQTPAKPTRQPIMAKANVEQANDLETNSDLGKSSSSRFSSFFNKSATSLPSLDNNNQAPSPGAPVVNNDDNSTPRQSGSRLMSFFKESRSSTPNSEPQPLSTSDKDTRKIQTPSQFQQQPQPPQQMQPMAFPQHPPNNSAFFNGLLNKGKSETNTPPPPPGLVSHQGPQFPMMGVPPNFSQQMMPPPPGLVQFQKDSKDVNKKHNNKQPRQNKNANGNRNNKGKQAATAATDMPQQQFMPPPPPPGFFPMHPNFPNGPLPPLPQGFPMPPNGMLPAGQQPQPPYPNMMLQGNFPPNFQQGFRNNPPMPMPPMVNANSENVSNQLPPGLNSKKNMK, encoded by the coding sequence ATGGAACTTAACGACCCTTCAATTATATCAGCCACTCAGTTTTCCGGTGAATCGCCGGACGGAGAAGCTGCTGTCGCCACTCACAAATCGCAACAAGCCATCTCGAATCTATTTCAGAAATTGGACAAAAAGGACAAACAGGAGAGACCAATGGGTAGCATAGAATCTTTGAATGATAGCTCTACCGCTTCTGTGGCCACGAGCACTAACGGCAAAGAGAGcaatagtaaaaaaaataaaaaaacggCCATGCTAAACTTTAGTAGTTTGACGGATCCTATAACGAACTATAAACCAATGGAGCTGAAATACAAGACATATGCATATTCCATGAATGAGCTCTATCATTTGAAGCCGTCTTTAACAAGTGCCTCGTATGAAGAAGACCCGCTCACTGCGGAGCTTGTGAAGAGTCTACCTAAGAGGAAGTTTTGGCGATTGCGCATGGGGCCTCCAGATCAAAAGCATGCTAATAACCATCACTTCAGCGGAAGCAATGGTGCAAGTAACTGGAAGGCCGGTTACAAAAATGGCAAGAGCGAAGAGAGGAGAATGAGTAGAACCAAGAACATGCAGGGGGGCAAAAGAAGATCTCAGcatgatgatgaagacaaaaagatCGAGCAAGAAATGctggaaatggaaaagaatttgCAATTAGGTGGTGATGTAGGTCATTCAATGGcagattttgaagattggAAGGCAAAGATGAAGGAACTCGAATTgagaaaaatttccaaaactaACGGAACCAACAACTCCACAGCCATTGCTCCAAGGGAAAGTACTACACAAGACACTTCAGAGGACTTGAGACCTGCAATGCCAACCGGTTCCAGCTCGATAACGGATTTCTTGAACctgaaaagacaagaaaagaaggaacaACCTCCACAACAGACTCCTGCCAAACCCACTAGGCAACCTATTATGGCCAAAGCCAACGTAGAACAGGCCAATGATTTAGAGACAAATTCGGATTTGGGTAAAAGTTCATCGTCTCGCTTTTCGTCATTCTTCAATAAGTCCGCTACTTCATTGCCTTCATTAGACAACAATAATCAAGCGCCATCACCAGGTGCACCTGTAGTAAACAATGATGACAACAGCACACCACGTCAAAGTGGTTCAAGATTGatgtcttttttcaaggaaTCTAGATCAAGTACTCCAAATTCAGAGCCACAACCACTATCGACCTCCGATAAAGATACTAGAAAGATACAGACTCCCTCCCAATTTCAACAGCAACCTCAACCCCCACAACAAATGCAACCAATGGCATTTCCACAGCATCCTCCTAATAATAGTGCATTCTTCAACGGGCTATTGAACAAAGGGAAAAGCGAAACTAACACTCCACCTCCACCTCCAGGTTTAGTCTCTCATCAAGGTCCACAGTTTCCTATGATGGGAGTACCACCAAACTTTTCACAACAAATGATGCCACCCCCTCCAGGTCTCGTTCAGTTCCAAAAGGATTCTAAAGatgtaaataaaaagcaTAACAACAAGCAACCAAggcaaaataaaaatgcaaacGGCAATAGAAATAACAAAGGAAAGCAAGCAGCGACAGCAGCAACAGATATGCCCCAACAGCAATTCATGCCGCCACCCCCMCCCCCMGGTTTTTTCCCCATGCATCCTAATTTCCCCAATGGCCCACTACCACCATTACCGCAGGGATTTCCTATGCCACCAAATGGTATGTTACCAGCGGGTCaacaaccacaaccaccTTATCCAAATATGATGCTTCAGGGTAATTTCCCACCAAATTTCCAACAGGGCTTTAGAAATAATCCCCCTATGCCAATGCCACCTATGGTTAATGCTAATAGCGAAAATGTTTCAAATCAATTGCCACCGGGATTGAACTCTAAAAAGAACATGAAATGA